A region of Lycium barbarum isolate Lr01 chromosome 3, ASM1917538v2, whole genome shotgun sequence DNA encodes the following proteins:
- the LOC132632437 gene encoding kunitz trypsin inhibitor 5-like, which translates to MKINQLFLPFLILAISSNSFLSSAAEAPPAVVDIDGKILRTGVDYYILPVVRGRGGGLTLDSTGNESCPLDAVVQEQHEIDNGLPLTFTPVDPKKGVIRESTDLNIKFSAASICVQTTLWKLGDYDETAGKYFVSIGGNEGNPGRETISNWFKIEKFEQDYKLVYCPTVCNFCKVICKDVGIFIQDGVRRLALSDIPFKVMFKKA; encoded by the coding sequence ATGAAGATCAATCAACTCTTCCTTCCCTTCCTCATCTTAGCCATCTCTTCTAACTCTTTCCTCTCCTCAGCAGCCGAAGCCCCGCCAGCAGTAGTTGACATTGACGGAAAGATACTCCGAACAGGCGTCGATTACTACATCTTGCCAGTGGTACGTGGCAGAGGTGGTGGACTCACCCTGGACAGTACTGGCAATGAAAGTTGTCCTCTTGATGCTGTTGTCCAAGAACAACATGAAATCGACAATGGCCTCCCATTGACCTTTACACCCGTTGATCCAAAGAAAGGCGTTATTCGCGAATCCACCGATTTAAATATCAAGTTTTCAGCAGCCTCCATCTGTGTTCAGACCACCCTGTGGAAGCTTGGTGATTATGATGAGACGGCGGGGAAATACTTTGTCAGCATCGGTGGAAATGAAGGAAATCCTGGCAGGGAGACTATAAGCAACTGGTTCAAGATTGAGAAATTTGAACAAGATTATAAGCTGGTCTATTGTCCTACGGTGTGTAATTTCTGCAAGGTCATTTGCAAAGATGTTGGCATCTTTATTCAGGATGGAGTGAGACGTTTGGCTTTGAGTGATATCCCATTTAAGGTTATGTTTAAGAAGGCTTGA